From the genome of Gambusia affinis linkage group LG04, SWU_Gaff_1.0, whole genome shotgun sequence:
TCATATTAGCTTCAGAGAGTGCACTGAGGGAGGAAGCAAACCTTCACCATCTCCTGGCTCACATTCACCAGCCAAACATGCAGTTTACACAATCAAGAGTGGATGAGAACTAGTCACGGTCCAAAAGAATCTTTCTGTACCCTAACCCTTGGGGagaattaattttttactgGACTTACAAATGTGCAAACAACATGCACTTAccagccactttattaggtatgCCTGTTTAAATGATTGATACAGCAACTCAGCCAATCTCATGGCAGCAGATCAAGTGTCTGAAGGAGGTGAAGACAATTTGCTGAAGTTCAAGCTGAGCAAGGGCTCATTTAAACTGGATAATAACAGATTGGAAAAATGTTGACTAGACAGATTACACTTGGTTTCAGCTGCAACATTCAGATGTTAGTATCACAATCAGGTGTAAAGGCCAAGGAAAAACTGATGAATCATTCTTTGGTCAATGTTTCTGACTGGTGGTTTTGGTGAATAGTATGGGTCAGGTTTTCTTTGCACACTTTGCCTCCTTTTGTGCCATCATAATTGATACCTAATGGAAAGACCTCCATTTAAGTTCTGTTTTGACTGAAATCTGACCTTTATTATAAATGAATGTATGGATCTATTACTTGCTAACCTATAACATGGGTCTTGACAATGATCATTAAACGTTCAGCAAAAGCAAAGCTGTTCAGCTCATGATCCAACACGTTTATCCATACAGTAGTTTTGATTTGGGCAATATGGTTCATTGACGAGGGAAGAAAGCCTTGGGTTCAGCTGAGGACTTTTtatgaaggtattttttttctggtgtaaATGTTATCTTTCAGTTGTGTCCCAAACCCAAACAAGTTAtcaattgtttatttgcatgtctTGCTGGTGCGGAGTAGTGTTCCCCACCAGTGTTCTGTACAATGTAAGCGTCGAAAGAAAATATGACTGTACACCTTGAATGATGAATCTGTTCTGATGAAAGTTATCAGATTTGCAGCTTCTGATTTGGTGCTTCTGTAAAGCACTATTACACTTCTTATACAGCAACTGGGTTTACATCAGTTTACTATGGCactaaatctgaaatattacttttttacaCTGCACAGATagcatgaaaaatgtaatttgagttttatgaaacttttattcTATTTGCGAAAACAATCAAcaattttagagtttttattttttgcattaggACCACCTTGGATTCTGGCTGGGGCGTAGAAGGTGCCCCTTCTGGCAGCGAACAAGAACCACCATtggacaaacacacaaataatgTATCATGCCGAAACAGACTGTGCATCCCAACAAGGACAGAGGgcaacatgtaaacaaaaattgtataaaattatTCCAGTTCAGTCCCCAGACAGGATTAGCCTACAATATGCTTTATGAagacagaaaagtaaataaCACAAATTCTGACTGTCCGGATAAGAGACAAGTGTGAGATAACTACATGTAGCTATACAGTAAACCGCGTTCTGAACCCTGTTAAACTAccgtaatttaaaaaaaaaaaaaaaagacttttgcaGATGTGCAGGTGTTTATTTCCACGGCTCTAAACTACAGCccattttaatttgcttaagCAGCACTAAAGCAGCTGAATTTAAGTCTTTAGTGAAAAGAAATTACGTTTTCTCCAAAACAAATCCGCCGTTTTATTAGCAGCTAATTACATGTAGCAAAGTGAGTTCGAGGATGATCAGGGTGTTTTCTCACACGGCAACGCCTTGGAGAGCCCTGCCTAAGCGCAGAGCATCGACAGAGATGTTTACACGGCTGACTGGGCCGGTCAGTGCGGAGAGCAGACCACGGACAGACACCCACCTGCCGTATGCGGTTCTGGTGCAGCGGCGGTGGAGGTCCACCCTCCGGGGACGTGTTGCTCGAGGAGGCCCGTTTGGAGTCTCGGTCGGAGCCGCAGCCGCCGCCCCCGGAGCGACTTCCTTCAGGGCTGCTTGACATTCCGTCTTGGGCTGACTGCCAGTGAAAAATCTCGGTGCGGTCAGTGAGGGTCTTTATGCCGGTGCAAGGTGGATGTGTGCGGGCCTCAGCATGCACAGAGCACGACGGGGTCCCGCATCATTCTGCGTCGTCAGTGAAAGTCTgtgatgacaaaatgtgaaaaacaaaaaaataaaaaacaaatgaaccgATTGCTCTAGACTGTGAGAGCAAGGAGAGCGCTCTCTCTGCGCAGGGATGCTCCGGGTGTGCAGCTGGAGCCTGCGCATGTACTTGTGTGCGCACGTGAACGCGCTTCCTTCTGATGCGCTTTCCCGAAACTCCGCAGGATCCGTGTTACCTTCCAAGACAATCGGACATTTCGTTAACGCCCTTCGATTGACAAGGAACCTAGAATTTTTATGTAGTAGTTGACTTTCTTTTATTTGGCCTATTTGTTTGAAACTAAGGTTTTTACACAAATTAGAGCTTTGCATATCGTAAAACAATTggatttataataaaataattaacagcTGCTTAAATTTAGCAAGATGGCATCCTTGTTTAAGcgtgtttttctattttctctgtTCAGGTGTTAGACTGCCGCTTACTGTGCAGTGAAGTTTGTAATTgtataattacaaaatgtttacgAGTTCACTTTTCAAACTGTAATTGGAGTTGGAGTTGCTTAGCCTATGCAATCCTAGTATTTTTCAACTTCTAACTGAGCCTGGGATTCTTCACCAAGCTACATATTTAATGAAGGTTGACTAGATCAATACAAAGATCTTGAAAGCATAGAACAAAACGTGCCTTCAAGGAGGTATGACGTCATTTAAAACGATAATTATACAATGTTGCTGTTAGAAAATTTTTAAAGTGGAGTtggtaaataaaatctaataaagtgtgatttttatttcatcttttagtGTGTTCTTAATGGATACATCTgatgagaaaggaaaaaatgttgaaaatggtTGTAACTTTATCTTTAAGTTTTTAAGTAACCTAGAATTTAGTAAGAATGTCATAACTTATGGGTCATTTCAGGTTGTtcaatttataaagtttttgaaacaataTTAAACTGAAGACGGCACAATTATAAACATTATCCTTTGTAATAAGcttgttttcagacattttccatCAAAACACAATGAACTTGCAGTCTAGTTTTTACTAAGACCTTTTCTGTACGGCAGCCATCAATAGTTTTGGGCAATCATGGTGGATTGTGCAGTTGGGCTACATTAggaagccttttttttccccagttggaaatatttggttcttttttaactgaaaatttTACAATAgagcataaaaatgtattgagGTACCAGTGATTGATTGCACTCcacaaagtgattttttttctagtctaataaatgtatgaaaactaAACTGCCACTTTTGGTGGGAAAAGGTACATTTTCATGCAGATCGGGAATAAACTTACTTGAATTCAAAATCAATACAGTAAAAtcagccaaacatttattttatggttaGTTTATAATTGTttgaagtaaatttaaaaattttgacattGTGCACCAAAGCAAACAGTAAACCCATTAACATAATACTGACTGCTATAAAGAGCAGGCAGATCTGTTCAGACTGTGGGACACTACATCTGCAGTCAGTAATTCTGATGGCAGATATCATGACGCTCATTTTAGATGTGGCCACTCACAACACTGCCCTCCGTTTCCATtacaatgtattaaaataaaattttcctaCCCGATTAGATGAAGTATTCACCAAGCGAACATAAGATACCAAGAGAcaacaaacatctaaaaatataaaaaggctTTATTACACATTTAACAATATATCACTGAAATGATTCCATAAACGACAGCAGCAACAGAATCACTAAAAAGCAATAACCATGACAAACACCAGTAATCAAATATACATGGCAGGAAAGCTTATAAGAACCAGAATGAGAACTTCTAATGGACTGCTGAGTCTTATTTTAGTGTGCAGAGAGTTGGTCCAAGTTGTCATGGCTGCGACTGCTGAGATGGCTCTCCAAAATTTCCCCAAACAAATTCCTTTTCAGCAAGCTGTAGGCCATTGGTAGAAGTTGCTTGACCACCTTATGAAAGTACTGGAGGATGAAAGATGAAGATTAACAACTGTTTGCACTCCAGGTGTAATGGCTTAGTGAAATTCAAGCTACTATCTTATGTCAGAGACATAATACAATACTTTATTGCTGCATGAGGTTAACAATTATCAAAACTGTAAGTAAATTATTACTCCAAGGTTGTAATGGGGTTGCTGTTACTCAACTCACATGTGATCCATAACAAAAGAGGTCAATTCCAAGTTCGTAGCCCATTCCATAGTCGCATTCGTCATTAGCAAACTGAACAAATGTCATCATCTCCTGGATCGGTCCAAAGGCTTTGACACGTTCCTCATCATTCCGAGCTTCTGCAATGGCTTTACAGATCTTCTTGAGACCAGCTAGTAGAAAGATAtgtaaagaaatacatttaaaagttcacataaaaagaaaatatcaaaggaagaattttagaaaaaaaggtcACCGTCTGTTTCTGGCAGTTCTCTGTATCCTACATCATTCTTGTCCACAGGCACAACAATACCAGCACCATGGAAGGTCTTGGTAACGACCTGCAGTGTTACAGAGAAGAAGGAGATCAACATCTGAGCTCTATTTTAAAACCAGCTCCATATAGGTTGTACACATATGGCTTTTAATGATTGGGAATAATTATTATCATATTATTTATCGTTGtgatatttatttcctttataaGAATTCTGATTTAATGTGACAATGAAACCAGTTTATGCTTGCAGAACCAAAAATTAATAGCATTGTTAGAATTTTAACTGATATTTATATCTTTTCCTCTGTTATTTCTATGACAGCATTTTAATATCCTTAGGTAAAAAGCAAggagagacaaaaaacaaatagaaaaggtacaacaaaaaaggaaagagaaaaaacaggaagttgtggtcAACAACAcaggaggaaacaaagaaagaacacaAAGCTGAAGATAAACAAAGCAAGGACAAGAAGCAAGAAGGAAAGGGGCaaaataagaaagaagaaattgaaacaaagtaaaaaataggaaggaaagaaaacagatgaatgaaGGAAAATGACAACCACGAATGAgtgaataagtaaaaaaaaagcacaggtAAGGTTTGGAAAGTTTGGAGTAACAAGGCAAAGGAAAAAGAAGGCATGAAAAGGGAAGGAATGAATGAGATCTGAAAGAATGGATAGATAGTGTAAAAAAAGGTTGATGGATGCAGTATCTAGACAATATAAGgacaaaagtttggaaaaaaatagtCTTCCATACTTTTTAGACTATGAAAGAACCTGGTTTGAGAATCACCTTTCTGTCCCGCTGTTTCATGACTTTGGTCTTCTGCTCTAAAGAAAAGCCTAACGTCTCAGCCTTGTCTCTCAGCTTCGACTCCAGGCTTTCCAAAGCCTCGTCTCCTGCTCTTTTactatttctctctttcttcttcctcagcAAATACAGGCTAGAGAAGAGATGTAAGATGTAAGACAGAAATagatatgaaaaacaaacagtatgaAATCACAGCTTTTTCTCAGCTGATTATATGGAGAACAGTGTGGTTTACTTACTAAACAGCTGCAAAGACGTTATCTCCCATCTGTGTTATGTTGCAGCCCTTCTTGGCATGATTTTCCCCAACAAACGAAGGCAGAGAGTCTGGGCTATCTCTGATGTTTTGACAGTTgaacaattaaaattacaacttaTTCTGCTCATAGGTCTCACTTTAGCCAACATATTAATTTCTACAAAGCTACGAGACTTTATTAATGCAACTGTATACCTGTAGTATCCCATGTGATGCTGGGTATCCTCACTCCCTTTGAGAACTGTCTGAAACTCTGGCGGGTCATAAAAATACCTCCAATGCAGATGAAAGTTGGGTTGAGGATTCTTGGTGTTTCTGTTAGCTCCTGCCAGGATGTCGAAAGGGCCGACCAGCTGCAGACCCAGCGTGTCTTTCACGGCACCTAATTGAAAGCATATTGAGACAATCAGCATAagatcacaaacaaacagagaagctAAGATAATTTCtagttctgatttttttaatttagacatGCATAAAACAGCATACTGATTTCCTCCCCACCCCAA
Proteins encoded in this window:
- the LOC122829076 gene encoding histone PARylation factor 1 — protein: MTGRAKRKAKPNQESRSANGQVKKALTDKSKAMLSSRVDAEQRDELAQLYGFHMPEDLYHFWDFCKELSPDNPCGAVKDTLGLQLVGPFDILAGANRNTKNPQPNFHLHWRYFYDPPEFQTVLKGSEDTQHHMGYYRDSPDSLPSFVGENHAKKGCNITQMGDNVFAAVYLYLLRKKKERNSKRAGDEALESLESKLRDKAETLGFSLEQKTKVMKQRDRKVVTKTFHGAGIVVPVDKNDVGYRELPETDAGLKKICKAIAEARNDEERVKAFGPIQEMMTFVQFANDECDYGMGYELGIDLFCYGSHYFHKVVKQLLPMAYSLLKRNLFGEILESHLSSRSHDNLDQLSAH